The genomic segment ATCGACTCGTAGCCCTGACGCAGCGCATCGTGGCGTTCCGCGACGCGCGCGACTGGGCGCAGTTCCACGGCCTCAAGGACGAAGTGTTGTCGCTGGCGTCGGAGGTCGGCGAGGTCGCCGAGGCCGTGCGCTGGCTCGACGAGGCGACCCTCGCCGCCCGCCTCCAGGACGACGACGCCTTCCGCGAGGGGGTCGGCGACGAACTCGCCGACGTCCTCTACTGGACGCT from the Trueperaceae bacterium genome contains:
- a CDS encoding nucleotide pyrophosphohydrolase — protein: MPNPAHPPDRLVALTQRIVAFRDARDWAQFHGLKDEVLSLASEVGEVAEAVRWLDEATLAARLQDDDAFREGVGDELADVLYWTLLVAHDAGIDLADAFDAKMTKNEAKYPVHLAKGSPKKYDALADGADDARVDVGADRGADGGDDGTG